From a region of the Zerene cesonia ecotype Mississippi chromosome 11, Zerene_cesonia_1.1, whole genome shotgun sequence genome:
- the LOC119830145 gene encoding tubulin beta-4B chain-like: protein MREIINLQVGSCGNQMGGKFWEVISDEHGIDPSGCYHGDSDLQLERINVYFNEASGGKYVPRTVLVDLKPSTMDAVRSGPFGCLYRPDNFVYGQGGGGNNWARGHYTEGVEILESALDVIRREAEGCDCMQGFQLNHSLGGGTGSGMGTLLVNRIREEYPDRIILSFSVFPSARVSDCVVEPYNTTLAVNQLVENTDHTFSLDNEALYDICFRTLKLTTPTYGDLNHLICATMSGITTCLRFPGQLNADLRKLAVNMVPFPRLHFYSPGFAPLTSRGGQQYRALTVPELTLQMFDAKNMMVACDPRHGRYLTVATIFRGRMSMKEVDEQIMNIQNKNSTYFVEWIPNNCKIAVCDIPPRGLKMSSTFIGNTTAIQSIFKRIAEQFVAMFRRKAFLHWYTGEGMDEMEFTEAESNMNDLISEYQQYQDATADDEGEFDEEAEGEGLE from the coding sequence ACCCAAGTGGCTGTTACCACGGTGACTCGGACTTGCAATTGGAGCGTATTAATGTCTACTTTAATGAGGCATCGGGTGGTAAATATGTACCAAGAACCGTACTAGTCGATCTTAAGCCATCCACAATGGACGCCGTTCGCTCTGGACCTTTTGGGTGTCTGTACCGACCGGATAACTTCGTATACGGTCAAGGTGGCGGCGGTAACAATTGGGCAAGAGGACATTACACAGAAGGTGTTGAGATTCTTGAGTCCGCTTTAGATGTGATCAGGAGAGAGGCTGAAGGATGCGATTGCATGCAAGGCTTTCAATTAAACCATTCTCTTGGGGGTGGAACCGGCTCTGGGATGGGTACCTTATTGGTAAATAGGATAAGGGAAGAGTACCCTGACAGAATCATCCTATCTTTCTCGGTGTTCCCGAGTGCACGAGTCTCCGACTGTGTAGTAGAACCTTATAATACTACGCTCGCTGTGAACCAGCTTGTGGAGAATACAGACCACACGTTCAGCTTGGACAACGAAGCGCTatatgatatttgttttagaacATTGAAACTCACCACACCCACATATGGTGACTTAAATCATTTGATTTGCGCTACAATGTCTGGCATCACTACGTGTTTGCGGTTTCCTGGTCAGTTAAATGCAGACTTGAGGAAGCTAGCTGTGAATATGGTGCCATTCCCGCGCCTACACTTCTACTCACCTGGGTTTGCGCCGTTGACGTCTAGAGGTGGTCAGCAATACAGAGCTCTCACGGTTCCCGAGCTCACTTTGCAAATGTTTGACGCGAAGAACATGATGGTTGCGTGTGACCCTCGACACGGGAGATATCTGACAGTAGCTACTATATTCAGAGGTAGAATGTCTATGAAAGAAGTCGATgaacaaataatgaatattcaaaacaaaaacagcaCGTACTTCGTGGAATGGATACCGAATAATTGCAAGATAGCAGTTTGTGATATACCACCGAGAGGATTGAAAATGTCGTCGACTTTTATTGGCAATACGACTGCCATTCAGTCTATATTCAAGAGGATAGCAGAGCAGTTCGTCGCTATGTTCAGGCGGAAAGCGTTCCTGCACTGGTATACTGGTGAAGGGATGGACGAAATGGAGTTTACTGAAGCGGAGAGCAACATGAATGACTTGATTTCAGAATACCAACAGTATCAAGACGCGACGGCGGATGACGAAGGGGAGTTCGATGAAGAGGCGGAGGGGGAAGGATTGGAATGA